The DNA segment GCTGGCATGTCACAATCTCCGAGTCAGCCATGTGTTTGTTGAGAATGTGTTTCCTGGGCCAGTTTTAGTAATACTCCAGGTTGGTATTtcgggggttcaggggttcaggggctctGGGGTTAGTTACCTGAGGTCGGAAAATTTGGTGAACATGGTCATGGCGCACGAGGTATGGTCCCTGACATTAAACCGAGAAGGATTGCGGGCACGGAAGATACACCGTAGCTTTGAGGCAGTCGAATTGCGCTCCTCTCCAGAGTCCCTTGGGTCTCCCATGATGCTTCCAGactcctcttcgtcatccTGGTCATTTTCCTCGTCGCTCAGTCTTCTCTTTTTGTTCGCTTTTGgtttttccttcccctttcctgtGGACTTGTCGAtttgagatgatgatgggcgtTGCGGCAGAGTACCAGCTGCCCCGGACGAGGGAATGTCCGTCTCAACTGGGGCTTGCAAGAAATCTTCAAATGAGTCTACAATCGCTGCAATCTGTTCTGCATACGCATATGTAATGACCTTACATGCCTCGAGAATCTCGCGAGGGACGTCACTGCTGTTGATCCCGCGAAGTGTTGGTAGACAGACTGAAACTCAGAATATGatctgcctcctccaccgtgaCGGCATCATTGTCGGGTCCAGCAGTGACTTCACTGTGATAATCAACGTCGTTCATGTCCTGCTCAAGTTCCGTGGGTTCTGCCGGCAACATCAAAGAGACTGCTCCCATCCCTTCCTGAATCTCTTTGACTGATGCATCTTGGCCATCCTTTTGGCCAATGCAAATACGGTCCCATTCATTAGACTCGTCGGACTCGCAACCAGGTGACGATGGAGTGGATATGGGGCTGTTGGGGCCCTCTGGTGAGAAGTGAAAGCCAGATAGTGTGATAGTGACCTTGGAGTAGCGGGCGGTGACTTTCCCCCGGAAGAAACCCCGTACATAAAAGAATTGTCTTTGAGAACAACAGCAGAGTCGATTGAGGTGGATTGACGATGTTGCATGGCTGCTGAATCAGGCGTAGAGGACGGAGTAGGTGGAAGGCGgcccatcttcttctggttccAAGGCACCCAGGCGTCTACTGTGGCATGACGTTGATAATGGACGGCAGTTCCCTCTTTCAGCGCATCCGCGTTGTCGAAATCCATTTCAATTGTAGGTGCTACAGGCCCGGAGCAGCGGTGAGTTGGACAAACGAATGGAAAATGACTGTGGCATGCACGGCATCATGCAGAATGTCAGGTAGTGGGACAAATCTCTGGGACAAGATTGGTAGAAAGTGTGGGAATGACAATTTTTTTGCATGGAAATCCCGAGAGACGAGGTCTCCCGCGATGCTGGAGTCTGCCTGTAGCAAGGCACCCAGGGCAGGGTGCCTCTTTGGGATGAACGGGTGATGATTGGCTCATGACACCTATGGTCAGCAGGTTGATGTTTCGCGCCCTTACAACTTGGTGTGTGTTACTGTTCGAAACGactccaacccatccatgATGACCACCACAAGACTAACTaaccgtcatcatcatctcagGTCGAGACATTCTACAGCAAGAGTCTAGTCACGCCCGCCTTGCCCAGTGATGTTTTGCAAAATGTTGCGAATTACTGGGTCCAAAAAGCCATGTCCAACAACCGCAACtggttcatcatcatcgatcTATATGGGGGTGCCAACTCGGCCATCACAAAGGTGCCCAGCAACGAAACGGCCTATGCGTTTCGCGATCCCAACAATCACCTCTTTCTTTACGAGTTTTACGACCGTGTAAACTTTGGCTCCTACCCATCAAATGGGTTTGAAATTTTGGACGGCTGGGTCAAGAGTTTCACCGATGGGCTCACCAGAGACCAATGGGGAATGTACATCAACTACGCCGATCCGACTATGAATCGAACCACGGCGCAGGATGTCTACTACAGAAAGAACCTGCCGAAGCTGAGAGGGCTAAAGACCGAGCTTGATCCCACCGAGCTCTTTTACTACCCGCAGGCTATTCAGCCCATTTGATTGTGGGACAATCAGGGCCGGCGTGCAGCACAATGAAACGAGGGTCTCGGATGTGTCACGAGGTATTTTAGAGATTTATACAAGGGAGTTGAACAGGAATAATAGGTACCAGAGAAAGCTGGCACACCACCAAGCGAGAGAGAAGCAGAGTAGTAGTATCAGCCCTTTGTTTTATTATCCGGAACAGAACAGGTCAAAGCTCTTGTCGAGTGAGTAGTACTTTGGTCTCTGATGCTCTGCGTAGTAGTAGTAATAGTAGACCATGCTGCCTGAAGCAGCCTCCTGTCCACTTCAGCACCGGCCGCGTGTTCAGACACCTTGAGTCTCAAAAAAGCGCTGCTGGCCAGAGACTCCCTTGTCATAAACCCACTTGTTTGATCCGTCTTGTTCAACGTGGTTGTATCCGTACTCTACTCCGAATTCAAAGAGAtcacccaacccctccattgCGTACAGCACCGTCAGGGGGTCGAATGACGGACGAGGTGTTGCGTAGCCGTAGTAGACATACGCGGCCTTGACCGGGTCATCCCGCGGGCCTTGGTTGATCAGACGAAGGCCAGACGTCACGTTTTGCCCCATCTCGAACCCGGAAAAGGTGATTGGGCTGCCCTTCCAGGTGTTGACAACATGGGCGGTAATAGATGGGTTGCCCTGGCACGCAATGTTTTGGTTAATAGTGtgcttctctttctctctctctctgcttgCCCCCAGACTACCTACATACCCGCAGTGGCCAGGGGTAGGGTAGGAGACAAATAACTAAAAAGGCCATGTGGCTGGCTTTGGTAACTCACACCCCAAAAGTTGTATTCGTAGCCGGAGGGATATTCACCACCCATGATTACCAGTTCCGAGACCTTGGCGGCGATAAGATCGGGACCTGAAAGCGGGGAGTAGATATCTGACGAGGAATTAAGAAGCCCAGACAACTAGTTGCGTTCGACAGCACGCCGATGATAGTTAGCGATTTGAACAAGGTGGAAGCATGGCAGATGAAGCCAAAAGTAGTAGAGcggtaaggtaggtaggggtggtggggggggggcaaaTATGTTCAAACATTATCAAAGAATCCAATGGAAGCGATGGTGACGCTTTGATCGGGGTCTTCGGAGAGGACTTTTCGATACAGCGCGACTGGGTCCCAGGGCGTCCTCGGCACGGCCCCAGGGCAACGAACCCCCAAACCAGTGATAGGCCACTTTGCTTGTGTATTCGCCTAATtcaaaaaaacaagaatCGAAGAAGGTGACATTGGTCACCAGACGCCGGATCCCGATGGGTGTGTCATGACTATAATGGGCCAGAATGGCAGATGCTGCCAGGGC comes from the Podospora pseudocomata strain CBS 415.72m chromosome 5, whole genome shotgun sequence genome and includes:
- a CDS encoding hypothetical protein (EggNog:ENOG503NX27; antiSMASH:Cluster_8; COG:C), with amino-acid sequence MSNNRNWFIIIDLYGGANSAITKVPSNETAYAFRDPNNHLFLYEFYDRVNFGSYPSNGFEILDGWVKSFTDGLTRDQWGMYINYADPTMNRTTAQDVYYRKNLPKLRGLKTELDPTELFYYPQAIQPI
- a CDS encoding hypothetical protein (EggNog:ENOG503NVV7; antiSMASH:Cluster_8; COG:G), whose amino-acid sequence is MGGEYPSGYEYNFWGGNPSITAHVVNTWKGSPITFSGFEMGQNVTSGLRLINQGPRDDPVKAAYVYYGYATPRPSFDPLTVLYAMEGLGDLFEFGVEYGYNHVEQDGSNKWVYDKGVSGQQRFFETQGV